In Janthinobacterium rivuli, a single genomic region encodes these proteins:
- a CDS encoding acyltransferase family protein: protein MSSPACHRLSICFDLSRPGAAPQLRAMEGLRGLAVLLVFLVHYVSLEAPWRGDGGAVTPLATALHSMGNAGVDLFFVLSGYLIYGSLMSRQQALLPYLRRRARRIYPVYSCVFVLYLLLSWALPSESRIPAAWPQAVAYLTSNFLLLSGFTAAPPFISVAWSLSYEMLYYLLIPLLILVFDLRRRSRSWRGGFFAVLTLLAGGLFAIFGGPARLLLFIAGILVHEALAAPAWRAPPPALAACAVPCALGCLLLPLALLLKLALLACAFFLLCLCCFQARANWLARLFCWTPLRWLGNISYSYYLIHGLALKGAFLALALLHPPQAHGLAFFLLLMPLMLAFSLPPAMTLFLLVERPLSLSPSQASVPAMATAPAAVSSPALPAAGNSPPG, encoded by the coding sequence ATGTCCAGCCCAGCCTGCCATCGCCTGTCCATCTGTTTCGACCTGTCGCGCCCCGGCGCGGCGCCGCAACTGCGCGCCATGGAAGGCTTGCGCGGCCTGGCCGTGCTGCTGGTGTTTCTCGTCCACTATGTCAGCCTGGAAGCGCCGTGGCGCGGCGATGGCGGCGCCGTCACGCCGCTGGCGACGGCCCTGCACAGCATGGGTAATGCGGGGGTCGACCTGTTTTTTGTGCTCAGCGGCTATCTGATCTATGGCTCGCTGATGTCCCGCCAACAAGCGCTGCTGCCCTACCTGCGCCGCCGCGCGCGCCGCATCTATCCCGTCTACAGCTGTGTCTTCGTCCTGTACCTGCTGCTGTCGTGGGCCCTGCCGTCGGAAAGCAGGATACCGGCGGCATGGCCGCAGGCAGTCGCTTACCTGACCAGCAATTTCCTGTTGCTCAGCGGCTTCACGGCGGCGCCACCGTTCATCAGCGTGGCCTGGTCGCTCAGCTACGAAATGCTGTATTACCTGCTGATCCCCCTGCTCATCCTGGTCTTCGATTTGCGCCGGCGCAGCCGCAGCTGGCGCGGCGGCTTCTTCGCCGTGCTGACCTTGCTGGCAGGCGGCCTCTTCGCCATCTTCGGCGGACCCGCCCGTTTGCTGCTGTTTATCGCCGGCATCCTTGTCCATGAAGCGCTGGCAGCACCCGCCTGGCGCGCGCCGCCACCCGCACTGGCCGCCTGCGCCGTGCCGTGCGCGCTGGGTTGTTTGTTGCTGCCGCTGGCACTGCTGTTGAAACTGGCATTGCTGGCGTGTGCCTTTTTCCTGCTTTGCCTGTGCTGCTTCCAGGCGCGCGCCAACTGGCTGGCGCGCCTGTTTTGCTGGACGCCCTTGCGCTGGCTCGGCAATATCAGCTACTCCTACTATCTGATCCACGGCCTGGCGCTGAAAGGCGCCTTCCTGGCGCTGGCGCTGCTCCATCCGCCGCAAGCGCATGGCCTGGCCTTCTTTTTGCTGCTGATGCCGCTGATGCTGGCCTTCAGCCTGCCACCGGCAATGACACTATTCCTGCTCGTCGAGCGGCCGTTGTCATTGTCGCCATCGCAGGCGTCCGTGCCTGCGATGGCGACTGCGCCTGCTGCGGTGTCTAGCCCTGCCTTGCCAGCCGCAGGAAATTCTCCCCCAGGATGA
- a CDS encoding amidohydrolase family protein, whose product MIIDCHCHAGQGDGLSGPWDSDAPLQAYLRRAQTAGIARSVLFAAFHSDYAIANHGVARLVASDPQRFYGFAFVHARRDRGRIMDLVRTAVERYGFVGIKAHRLDARISGEVCETARFFGLPVLYDPAGEVAVAELLAQQYPDVNFILPHLGSFGDDWAAQLALIDHLVRHRNIHTDSPGVRRFDLLQQAVRRAGPHKVLFGSDGPWLHPGLELHKIELLGLPPADAALILGENFLRLARQG is encoded by the coding sequence ATGATCATCGATTGCCACTGCCATGCGGGACAGGGCGACGGCTTGAGCGGGCCGTGGGACAGCGATGCGCCGCTGCAGGCCTACCTGCGCCGCGCCCAGACGGCCGGCATCGCCCGCAGCGTGCTGTTCGCCGCCTTCCACTCCGACTACGCCATCGCCAACCATGGCGTGGCGCGCCTGGTCGCGTCCGATCCGCAGCGTTTTTACGGCTTTGCCTTCGTGCATGCGCGGCGCGACCGGGGCCGCATCATGGACCTGGTGCGCACGGCCGTCGAGCGCTACGGCTTTGTCGGCATCAAGGCGCACCGGCTTGATGCGCGCATCAGCGGCGAAGTGTGCGAGACGGCGCGCTTCTTCGGCTTGCCCGTGCTGTACGACCCGGCCGGTGAGGTGGCCGTGGCGGAATTGCTGGCGCAGCAGTATCCCGACGTTAACTTCATCCTGCCGCACCTGGGCAGCTTTGGCGACGACTGGGCTGCACAGCTGGCGCTGATCGACCATCTGGTGCGCCACCGTAACATCCATACGGACAGCCCGGGCGTGCGCCGCTTCGACTTGCTGCAACAGGCCGTGCGCCGCGCGGGGCCGCACAAGGTATTGTTCGGTTCGGACGGCCCCTGGCTGCATCCGGGGCTGGAATTGCACAAGATTGAACTGCTGGGCTTGCCGCCAGCCGATGCCGCGCTCATCCTGGGGGAGAATTTCCTGCGGCTGGCAAGGCAGGGCTAG
- a CDS encoding GIY-YIG nuclease family protein, which yields MNEAFEMLPFAGQSGAAGEQEWSQEWSQEWTQEAEGEWEGEWESEWESEWEGERARPGGGRGAMPMRGGGLRARPPLRGPRRPAPPRYQGQGRRPPRYPPPPLPYPPRYRGWGGYGAFFPTIYPTPYPVSGGQQEPAQDQDQDQDPDQDQDGGQMQGEVPPILASTLGRVPGAAALRYQAVGAIPQAVSDVTATGPGLYVIEFDTKDGRRAYSGQTDDLRRRLKQHHLCGKMMGMDMSAHDVYVAPLSSAAQRRSMEKDIHSDMFTHRRGVLTNQRRELEMAVLGEMWG from the coding sequence ATGAACGAAGCGTTTGAAATGCTGCCCTTTGCGGGACAATCGGGAGCGGCCGGCGAGCAGGAATGGTCGCAAGAATGGTCGCAGGAGTGGACGCAAGAGGCAGAGGGCGAGTGGGAAGGTGAATGGGAGAGTGAGTGGGAGAGTGAATGGGAAGGCGAGCGTGCGCGCCCGGGCGGCGGACGCGGCGCCATGCCCATGCGCGGTGGCGGCTTGCGCGCGAGGCCGCCGCTGCGGGGCCCGCGCCGTCCCGCGCCGCCACGCTACCAGGGCCAGGGCCGCCGGCCGCCACGCTATCCGCCGCCGCCCTTGCCGTATCCGCCGCGCTACCGGGGCTGGGGTGGCTATGGTGCCTTTTTTCCCACCATTTATCCCACGCCGTATCCCGTGTCCGGCGGCCAGCAGGAGCCGGCGCAGGATCAAGACCAAGACCAGGATCCAGACCAGGACCAGGACGGCGGCCAGATGCAGGGCGAAGTGCCGCCCATCCTGGCGTCCACCCTGGGCCGTGTGCCGGGCGCGGCCGCCTTGCGCTACCAGGCTGTGGGCGCGATTCCGCAGGCCGTCAGCGATGTGACGGCAACGGGGCCGGGCCTGTATGTGATCGAGTTCGACACCAAAGATGGCCGGCGCGCCTACAGCGGCCAGACCGATGATTTGCGGCGGCGCCTGAAACAGCACCACCTGTGCGGCAAGATGATGGGCATGGACATGAGCGCGCACGATGTCTACGTGGCGCCGCTATCCTCGGCCGCGCAGCGGCGCAGCATGGAAAAGGATATCCACAGCGACATGTTTACCCACCGGCGCGGCGTGCTGACCAACCAGCGGCGCGAACTGGAAATGGCCGTGCTCGGTGAAATGTGGGGTTGA
- a CDS encoding aminotransferase class I/II-fold pyridoxal phosphate-dependent enzyme, producing MLDFSSALYLGMRHPAAALAPWSSLSLGQPAALQEPPGARALAMDLAALQGCEAAWMLPSTLHLFWDLFGMLAAERLVILVDGGSYAIARWGAERAQALGLPLRLFPSGEMAALRQLVETWGRQGRRPLILADGYVPGSEHLLPLAGYAALAQQGGGYLLLDDTQVLGVMGTQGGGSARLHGLHGESLIVGASLAKGFGVPLAVLAGSRKLFRRFVAHSQTRVHASPPSAAVLAAARRALALNARHGDVLRARLADRVAQWKTGMAAAGIVCRGGSFPVQRLPGRAHLQPALRAAGVLALAQAGNGPGALTFLLRADQTPRQLEQAMNLLEHHIRRRYERSV from the coding sequence ATGCTCGACTTTAGCAGTGCCCTGTACCTGGGCATGCGCCATCCGGCGGCTGCGCTGGCGCCGTGGAGCAGCTTGAGCCTGGGCCAGCCGGCCGCGCTACAGGAGCCGCCCGGCGCGCGGGCTCTGGCCATGGACCTGGCTGCGCTGCAAGGCTGCGAAGCGGCCTGGATGCTGCCGTCGACCCTGCATTTGTTCTGGGACCTGTTCGGCATGCTGGCTGCCGAGCGGCTGGTGATCCTCGTCGATGGCGGCAGCTACGCCATCGCGCGCTGGGGCGCCGAGCGGGCGCAGGCGCTGGGCTTGCCGCTGCGATTGTTTCCCAGCGGCGAGATGGCGGCCTTGCGGCAACTGGTGGAAACCTGGGGCCGGCAAGGGCGGCGCCCCCTGATCCTGGCCGATGGCTATGTGCCGGGCAGCGAACATCTCTTGCCGTTGGCCGGTTACGCGGCCCTGGCGCAGCAGGGCGGCGGTTATCTGTTGCTGGACGACACGCAGGTGCTGGGCGTGATGGGTACACAGGGCGGCGGCTCGGCGCGGCTGCATGGCTTGCATGGAGAATCGCTGATCGTCGGCGCCTCGCTGGCCAAGGGATTCGGCGTGCCGCTGGCCGTGCTGGCCGGCAGCCGCAAGCTGTTCCGGCGCTTCGTGGCGCACAGCCAGACGCGTGTGCATGCCAGTCCGCCGTCGGCCGCCGTGCTGGCGGCGGCGCGGCGCGCGCTGGCCCTCAATGCGCGCCATGGCGACGTTCTGCGCGCCAGGCTGGCGGACAGGGTGGCGCAATGGAAGACGGGAATGGCGGCGGCCGGCATCGTTTGCCGCGGTGGCAGCTTTCCCGTGCAGCGCCTGCCCGGCCGCGCCCATTTGCAGCCCGCCTTGCGCGCAGCAGGCGTGCTGGCGCTGGCGCAAGCGGGGAACGGTCCCGGCGCGCTGACTTTTCTGCTGCGGGCGGACCAGACGCCACGGCAACTGGAGCAGGCGATGAACTTGCTTGAACATCACATCAGGAGGCGATATGAACGAAGCGTTTGA
- a CDS encoding DUF1800 domain-containing protein, giving the protein MIDPTLRRLLAITLLSLLAACGGGGDSKTGATQNPDISAVPPGTTAPGDPAAPGTKPGETIPPPPLTTPPAGQTATFTRPAASRFLGRATFGPDMAAIDALAASDSDAWFRAQFSKPQTLHRKYIDAKYPVAGAAATQAVPNDFYESFWQQAVRGDDQLRQRVTFALSEIFVISTQNEAVWPQTRGVASYYDMLGQHAFGNFRTLLQGVATHPMMGLYLSHLRNQKESATRTPDENFAREVMQLFTIGLYQLNADGSLKMSGGKPIDTYTRDDVSGLAKVFTGWSWAGPDQGANRFFGSVADPDRDWKPMQNYAAYHSTSEKRFLGVSAAGAAGGEADMALALDTLFNHPNAGPFFGRQLIQRLVTSNPSPAYVGRVAAAFANNGSGVRGDMQAVIRAVLLDPDALAPAGSSLRTGKLREPLVRLGNWMRAFHAKDAALQYRIYYLSDPLSGLGQNPMNAPSVFNYFRPSYVPPNSALATAGLVAPEMQITSEPSVTGYLNFMQDAISGGVAENSAVKGDYSAELALAEQPAALLDRVNLLLMSGNMSSRLRTRILSAVTSIAIPAANGSNAAQVTKAKSNRVYLAIFLAMASPEYLVQK; this is encoded by the coding sequence ATGATAGACCCTACTTTGCGCCGTTTATTGGCCATCACCCTACTCAGCCTGCTAGCCGCCTGCGGCGGTGGCGGCGACAGCAAGACCGGCGCCACCCAGAACCCGGACATCTCGGCCGTGCCACCGGGGACCACCGCCCCCGGCGATCCGGCAGCCCCCGGCACCAAGCCCGGCGAGACCATTCCGCCGCCGCCCCTGACCACGCCACCGGCCGGCCAGACGGCCACGTTCACGCGCCCGGCAGCGTCGCGCTTCCTGGGCCGCGCCACGTTCGGGCCGGACATGGCGGCCATCGATGCCCTGGCCGCCAGCGACAGCGACGCCTGGTTCCGCGCGCAGTTTTCCAAGCCGCAAACCTTGCACCGTAAATATATCGACGCCAAGTATCCCGTCGCGGGCGCGGCGGCCACCCAGGCCGTGCCGAACGACTTTTATGAATCGTTCTGGCAGCAAGCCGTGCGCGGCGACGATCAGTTGCGCCAGCGCGTGACCTTTGCCCTGTCGGAAATATTTGTCATCTCAACGCAAAACGAGGCCGTGTGGCCGCAAACGCGGGGCGTCGCCAGCTATTACGATATGCTGGGGCAACATGCGTTCGGCAACTTTCGCACCCTGCTGCAGGGCGTGGCCACGCATCCGATGATGGGGCTGTACCTGTCGCACCTGCGCAACCAGAAGGAATCGGCCACGCGCACGCCCGACGAAAATTTCGCCCGCGAAGTGATGCAGTTATTTACCATCGGCCTGTACCAGCTGAATGCCGATGGTTCATTGAAAATGTCCGGCGGCAAACCCATCGACACCTACACGCGCGACGATGTGAGCGGCCTGGCGAAAGTGTTTACGGGCTGGAGCTGGGCCGGGCCGGACCAGGGCGCGAACCGCTTCTTTGGCAGCGTGGCCGATCCGGACCGCGACTGGAAGCCGATGCAGAACTATGCGGCGTACCACTCGACCAGCGAAAAACGCTTTCTGGGCGTCAGCGCGGCGGGCGCCGCCGGCGGCGAAGCGGACATGGCCCTGGCCCTCGACACCCTGTTCAACCATCCGAATGCGGGTCCCTTCTTTGGCCGCCAGCTGATCCAGCGCTTAGTGACCAGCAACCCCAGCCCGGCCTATGTGGGCAGGGTCGCGGCCGCCTTCGCCAACAATGGTTCTGGCGTGCGCGGCGACATGCAGGCCGTGATCCGCGCCGTGCTGCTCGATCCCGACGCGCTGGCGCCAGCCGGCAGCAGCCTGCGCACGGGCAAGCTGCGCGAACCGCTGGTGCGTCTGGGCAACTGGATGCGCGCATTCCACGCCAAGGATGCCGCCTTGCAGTACCGCATCTATTACCTCAGCGATCCGCTGTCGGGACTGGGCCAGAATCCCATGAACGCGCCCTCCGTCTTCAATTATTTCCGTCCGTCCTACGTGCCGCCCAATTCGGCGCTGGCGACGGCGGGCCTGGTGGCGCCGGAAATGCAGATCACGTCGGAGCCGTCTGTCACCGGCTACCTGAACTTCATGCAGGACGCCATCAGCGGCGGCGTGGCGGAAAACAGCGCCGTTAAGGGCGACTACTCGGCCGAACTGGCGCTGGCCGAGCAGCCGGCCGCCTTGCTGGACCGGGTCAACTTGCTATTAATGTCCGGCAATATGTCATCCCGGCTGCGCACCAGGATCCTGTCGGCCGTCACGAGCATCGCGATTCCCGCCGCCAACGGCAGCAATGCCGCGCAAGTGACGAAGGCGAAATCCAACCGCGTGTACCTGGCCATTTTCCTGGCCATGGCCTCGCCTGAATACCTGGTTCAAAAATAA
- a CDS encoding DUF1501 domain-containing protein has protein sequence MTTPTHFSRRRFLGSMLGLAGSTAAPFALNLAAMGQAAAQSADDYKALVCLFMNGGNDTFNTVLATDTPSWSEYVRLRNTGSNDSIHLPGVGETGGVLPITPATAQAGRSFALHPALAPVKDLFDGGRAAIVANVGTLIQPVTLAQYKAGNVALPPKLFSHNDQQSTWQSGLPEGASIGWGGRLGDLLGAGNANATFTAISAASNALFLSGRQVRQFQVGRAGAVPIRNIGGGYLFDTTEGETALRDIISTAGDDMMEQEHVATVQRAISSQSVLSGAMLAAGAGGVPNPPPYINPNTGASSVNQLAVQLQTVARIIGGRGPLGAKRQVFYVTLGSFDTHDRQKELHGDLMARLAHALAYFDATLAALQGADVRRQVTTFTASDFGRTFSSNGDGTDHGWGAHHFVVGGAVKGRDIYGAFPTTGLGHELDVGSGALLPTTSVDQYGATLAKWFGVADSQLAEVFPNIGNFSRRDLGFMTAT, from the coding sequence ATGACTACCCCTACTCACTTCTCGCGCCGCCGCTTCCTCGGCTCCATGCTGGGCCTGGCAGGCAGCACGGCCGCGCCCTTCGCCCTCAACCTGGCCGCCATGGGGCAGGCTGCGGCCCAGTCCGCCGACGACTACAAGGCCCTCGTCTGCCTGTTCATGAACGGCGGCAACGATACCTTCAACACGGTGCTGGCCACCGACACGCCTTCATGGAGTGAATATGTGCGCCTGCGCAACACGGGCAGCAACGATTCGATCCACCTGCCCGGCGTCGGCGAAACGGGCGGCGTGCTGCCGATCACACCCGCCACGGCGCAGGCCGGCCGCAGCTTTGCCCTGCATCCCGCCCTCGCTCCCGTGAAAGACCTGTTCGACGGCGGCCGCGCCGCCATCGTTGCCAATGTCGGCACCCTGATCCAGCCCGTGACCCTGGCGCAATACAAGGCGGGCAATGTGGCGCTGCCGCCGAAACTGTTTTCGCATAACGACCAGCAATCGACGTGGCAATCGGGCTTGCCGGAAGGCGCCAGCATCGGCTGGGGCGGACGCCTGGGCGACCTGCTGGGCGCCGGCAACGCAAATGCGACGTTTACCGCCATCTCGGCCGCGTCAAACGCGCTCTTCCTCAGCGGGCGCCAGGTGCGCCAGTTCCAGGTGGGCCGGGCGGGCGCCGTGCCGATCCGCAATATCGGCGGCGGCTACCTGTTCGACACCACCGAGGGTGAAACCGCCTTGCGCGACATCATCAGCACGGCGGGCGACGACATGATGGAGCAGGAACACGTGGCCACGGTGCAGCGCGCCATTTCCAGCCAGAGCGTGCTGAGCGGCGCCATGCTGGCTGCCGGCGCGGGCGGCGTGCCCAATCCGCCGCCCTATATCAACCCGAACACGGGCGCGTCCAGCGTCAACCAGCTGGCCGTGCAATTGCAGACGGTGGCGCGCATCATCGGCGGGCGCGGCCCCCTCGGAGCGAAACGGCAAGTGTTTTATGTGACACTGGGCAGTTTCGACACGCATGACCGCCAGAAGGAGCTGCATGGCGACCTGATGGCGCGCCTGGCGCACGCGCTCGCGTATTTCGACGCGACCCTGGCGGCCCTGCAAGGTGCCGACGTGCGGCGCCAGGTGACGACGTTTACGGCCTCGGACTTCGGCCGCACCTTCAGCAGCAATGGCGACGGCACGGATCACGGCTGGGGCGCGCACCACTTTGTCGTGGGCGGCGCCGTGAAAGGCCGCGACATCTACGGCGCCTTCCCCACCACGGGCCTGGGCCATGAGCTGGACGTCGGCTCCGGCGCCCTGCTGCCGACCACTTCCGTCGACCAGTACGGCGCCACCCTGGCCAAGTGGTTCGGCGTGGCCGACAGCCAGCTGGCCGAGGTGTTCCCGAACATCGGCAACTTCAGCCGGCGCGACCTGGGATTCATGACGGCAACTTAA
- a CDS encoding intradiol ring-cleavage dioxygenase, producing the protein MELHDHGLASDLEMMRRQAAERRQVLRWLLAGAATLPLIGCGGGSDAGATAVSSGTVTVPATGACTVIPEETGGPYPADGTNTHGGSIINVLNQTGVVRSDIRASFNGATGVAAGVPLTIHLQLLNASGGCASLAGYAVYLWHCDRDGLYSLYSSGVTAQNYLRGVQETDRTGNVSFTTIFPGCYAGRMPHVHFEVYPSLAKAASASNRIKTSQFTFSMATLNEAYTASGYTASVRNLAQISYATDNVFGDGTSLQMATVTGNATDGYVATLTIAVYS; encoded by the coding sequence ATGGAATTACATGATCACGGTCTGGCATCCGACCTCGAAATGATGCGGCGACAGGCGGCTGAGCGGCGGCAAGTGCTGCGCTGGCTGCTGGCCGGCGCCGCCACCTTGCCTTTGATCGGCTGTGGCGGCGGTTCGGACGCCGGCGCCACGGCGGTCAGCAGCGGCACCGTCACAGTGCCGGCCACGGGCGCCTGCACAGTGATACCCGAGGAGACGGGCGGGCCGTATCCTGCCGATGGCACGAACACGCATGGCGGCAGCATCATCAATGTGCTGAACCAGACGGGCGTCGTACGCAGCGATATCCGCGCCAGTTTCAATGGCGCCACCGGCGTGGCGGCGGGCGTGCCCTTGACCATCCATTTGCAGTTGCTTAACGCCAGCGGCGGCTGCGCCAGCCTGGCCGGCTACGCCGTCTATCTGTGGCATTGCGACCGCGACGGCTTGTATTCGCTGTATTCGAGCGGCGTGACGGCGCAAAATTACTTGCGCGGCGTGCAGGAAACGGACCGCACCGGCAACGTCAGCTTTACGACCATCTTTCCCGGCTGCTACGCCGGGCGCATGCCGCACGTGCACTTTGAGGTCTATCCCAGCCTGGCCAAGGCGGCCTCTGCCTCGAACCGCATCAAGACGTCGCAGTTCACTTTCTCGATGGCAACCTTGAACGAGGCCTACACGGCCAGCGGCTACACGGCCAGCGTGCGCAACCTGGCGCAGATCAGCTATGCCACCGACAATGTCTTTGGCGACGGCACCAGCTTGCAGATGGCCACGGTGACGGGCAATGCCACGGATGGCTATGTCGCCACCCTGACCATCGCCGTGTACAGTTAA
- a CDS encoding Spy/CpxP family protein refolding chaperone, whose protein sequence is MKYLSIVVSLLLLSACSMPLLALAQPGPPPVLPPFLHGIELNEAQQDKIFAATYAHAPLLREQEKIAFKAHEQLRALAGSSAYDDAKASALASTAAQAMAQISLQQARLEQQLLAVLTPEQRQQAQQRSDGRQGPRRLERPE, encoded by the coding sequence ATGAAATACCTGAGTATCGTCGTCTCTTTGTTGCTGCTGTCCGCTTGCAGCATGCCGCTGTTGGCTCTGGCCCAGCCAGGGCCGCCGCCAGTCTTGCCGCCGTTTCTGCATGGCATCGAGCTGAACGAAGCGCAGCAGGACAAGATTTTCGCCGCCACCTATGCCCATGCGCCCTTGCTGCGGGAACAGGAAAAGATCGCCTTCAAGGCCCATGAACAGTTGCGTGCGCTGGCCGGGTCCAGCGCCTACGACGATGCAAAAGCCAGCGCGCTGGCCAGCACGGCGGCGCAAGCCATGGCGCAGATCAGCTTGCAGCAGGCGCGCCTCGAGCAGCAATTGCTGGCCGTGCTGACGCCGGAACAGCGCCAGCAGGCGCAGCAGCGGAGCGACGGCCGCCAGGGCCCGCGTCGGCTAGAGCGCCCCGAGTAA
- a CDS encoding response regulator transcription factor, which produces MSKVLLIDDDVELVGMFQEYLTQEGFDARAVHDGESGAAEALTGLYAIAILDVMMPRMNGLETLRRIRAGSNLPILMLTARGDDTDRIVGLELGADDYVTKPCTPRELTARIRAILRRAQAVPHDASGLAPLTVGQLTMWPEQRRVAWAGAHLELTSTEFNLLEVLVRHAGKPVSKNQLSELGLGRPMARFDRNIDVHLSSLRRKLGSLADGRSCLQTVYRLGYQLIKE; this is translated from the coding sequence ATGAGCAAGGTTTTGTTAATCGATGACGACGTGGAACTGGTCGGCATGTTTCAGGAATACCTGACGCAGGAAGGTTTTGATGCGCGCGCCGTGCATGACGGCGAAAGCGGCGCGGCCGAAGCGCTGACGGGCCTGTACGCGATCGCCATCCTCGACGTCATGATGCCGCGCATGAATGGCCTGGAAACCCTGCGCCGCATCCGTGCCGGCAGCAACCTGCCCATCTTGATGCTGACGGCGCGCGGCGACGATACGGACCGCATCGTGGGGCTGGAGCTGGGCGCCGACGATTACGTCACCAAACCGTGCACGCCGCGCGAGCTGACGGCGCGCATCCGCGCCATCCTGCGTCGCGCGCAAGCCGTGCCGCACGATGCGTCCGGCCTGGCGCCGCTGACCGTGGGGCAACTGACGATGTGGCCCGAACAGCGCCGCGTTGCCTGGGCCGGCGCGCACCTGGAACTGACGAGCACGGAATTCAACCTGCTGGAAGTGCTGGTACGCCATGCGGGCAAGCCCGTGAGCAAGAATCAATTGTCGGAACTGGGCCTGGGGCGGCCCATGGCCCGCTTCGACCGCAATATCGACGTGCACTTGAGCAGCCTGCGCCGCAAGCTCGGCAGCCTGGCCGATGGCCGTTCCTGCCTGCAAACCGTGTACCGTCTCGGCTACCAGCTGATCAAGGAGTAA
- a CDS encoding sensor histidine kinase, producing MGRLFWKFFLCIMLAQVTATIGIGGTFWLKNRAAQQERALDIDTSPPAQMIIEAASATLEAGGSQALRQFVGKLERMRVFAVDAKGQELMGRTVHPAMLAKARAMLEQGQAHPVVREAAGSDGKRYLLFLPSSERFRHAEAGAARDTLNAVAMSGPHAMGAGPRPHEAGAPPPRGEFGRGMPPRMDTPYRNFIPLAAAIAASLLFAFLLAWYFARPIRDLRQAFEAASHGNLAPRFHASGKRGDELTDLGRDFDRMTGRLRSLMDSQTRLLHDVSHELRSPLARLQAAIGLAHQQPEKMAASMQRIERESERMDKLIGELLTLSRLEAGAAQAGAGHTHSEDVSIADLVHDIVDDARYEARARLLGINLTGDAATADASVTGQPELLARAVENVVRNAVKHSPDGGTVHVELSRQHDGKQDWLRIAVLDRGPGVASADLARIFEPFFRASNTQHSTDGHGLGLAIARHVINAHGGRIGASLRGGGGLCVEMLLPVKTPG from the coding sequence GTGGGCCGTCTGTTCTGGAAGTTTTTTCTGTGCATCATGCTGGCGCAAGTGACGGCCACCATCGGCATCGGCGGCACCTTCTGGCTGAAAAACCGGGCAGCGCAGCAGGAACGGGCCCTCGACATCGATACCAGTCCGCCCGCGCAAATGATCATCGAGGCCGCCAGCGCCACTCTGGAGGCGGGCGGCAGCCAGGCCTTGCGGCAATTCGTCGGCAAGCTCGAACGCATGCGCGTGTTTGCCGTTGATGCCAAAGGACAAGAACTGATGGGCCGCACGGTGCATCCCGCCATGCTGGCCAAGGCGCGCGCCATGCTGGAGCAGGGCCAGGCCCATCCCGTCGTGCGCGAAGCGGCCGGCAGCGACGGCAAGCGCTACCTGCTGTTCCTGCCCTCGTCCGAACGCTTCCGCCATGCCGAGGCGGGCGCCGCGCGCGACACGCTCAACGCCGTCGCCATGAGCGGCCCGCACGCCATGGGAGCCGGTCCACGGCCGCACGAAGCGGGCGCGCCGCCGCCACGCGGCGAATTCGGCCGCGGCATGCCGCCGCGCATGGACACGCCCTACCGCAACTTCATCCCCCTGGCCGCCGCCATCGCCGCCAGTTTGCTGTTTGCCTTTTTGCTGGCCTGGTATTTTGCCCGCCCCATCCGCGACTTGCGGCAGGCGTTCGAGGCCGCCTCGCACGGCAACCTGGCGCCGCGCTTTCACGCCAGCGGCAAGCGCGGCGATGAATTGACGGACCTGGGCCGCGATTTCGACCGCATGACGGGCCGCTTGCGCAGCCTGATGGATAGCCAGACGCGCTTGCTGCATGATGTGTCGCACGAGCTGCGCTCCCCGCTGGCGCGCTTGCAGGCCGCCATCGGTCTGGCGCACCAGCAGCCGGAAAAAATGGCCGCCTCGATGCAGCGCATCGAACGCGAAAGCGAGCGCATGGATAAACTGATCGGTGAACTGCTGACCCTGTCACGGCTGGAGGCCGGCGCCGCGCAAGCCGGTGCCGGGCACACGCACAGCGAAGACGTCAGCATCGCCGATCTCGTGCACGACATCGTGGACGACGCCCGCTATGAAGCCAGGGCGCGCCTGCTGGGCATCAACCTGACGGGTGACGCCGCCACGGCGGACGCCAGCGTCACGGGTCAGCCGGAACTGCTGGCCCGCGCCGTGGAAAACGTCGTGCGCAATGCCGTCAAGCACAGTCCCGATGGCGGCACGGTGCACGTGGAGCTGTCGCGCCAGCATGATGGCAAGCAGGATTGGCTGCGCATCGCCGTGCTGGACCGTGGTCCCGGCGTGGCCAGCGCCGACCTGGCCCGCATTTTTGAACCGTTCTTCCGCGCCAGCAATACCCAGCACAGCACGGATGGCCACGGCCTGGGCCTGGCCATCGCCCGGCACGTCATCAACGCCCATGGCGGCCGCATCGGGGCCAGCTTGCGCGGCGGTGGCGGCTTGTGCGTGGAAATGCTGTTGCCCGTCAAAACGCCAGGCTGA